The Lytechinus pictus isolate F3 Inbred chromosome 10, Lp3.0, whole genome shotgun sequence genome includes a window with the following:
- the LOC135155759 gene encoding uncharacterized protein LOC135155759, which translates to MIIQLHENQRGQVRLNSHHSESFPITNGVKQGCVLAPTLFSIFFSVMLKQAMEGLDEDEAVYIRYRLDGSLFNLRRLQAHTKTCEQIFRDLLFADDAALVAHTERALQCLTSCFAEAAQLFGLEVSLKKTEVLHQPAPREEYRLPHITIGETVLKSVHQFTYLGCTITSDAKIDREVDNRLAKANSAFGRLYKRVWRNKHLKRGTKISVYRAVVLTTLLYGSESWVTYRHHMRLLERFHQRCLRIILNIHWTDYVTNVEVLEQAEIPSIEAMLLKTQLRWAGHISRMEDHRLPKIALYGELSTGNRDRGAPKKRFKDILKKSLGTCHIDHCQWSTLAADRASWRHIVHQAASSFEESRKDHLREKRRRRKNREASAATPNTTFDCGRCGRACLSRIGLVSHMRACSRRGLPL; encoded by the coding sequence ATGATCATCCAGCTGCATGAAAACCAGCGTGGCCAAGTTAGGTTAAACAGCCATCACTCCGAATCTTTCCCAATCACAAACGGTGTGAAACAGGGTTGTGTCCTTGCACCGACGCTGTTCAGTATCTTCTTCAGCGTAATGCTCAAGCAGGCCATGGAAGGTCTTGATGAAGACGAGGCTGTCTACATCCGCTACCGCCTCGATGGCAGTCTATTCAATCTCAGGAGACTGCAGGCCCACACAAAAACTTGTGAGCAAATATTTAGAGACCTTCTCTTTGCCGATGATGCTGCCCTCGTTGCCCATACCGAAAGAGCCCTGCAGTGCTTGACATCCTGCTTTGCGGAGGCTGCTCAACTCTTCGGACTCGAAGTCAGCTTGAAGAAGACGGAAGTCCTCCATCAACCTGCACCCCGGGAAGAGTACCGCCTTCCTCACATCACTATTGGCGAGACTGTGTTGAAGAGCGTTCACCAGTTTACCTACCTGGGATGTACAATTACTTCAGACGCCAAGATTGACAGGGAAGTAGACAACAGACTGGCCAAAGCTAACAGTGCCTTCGGCAGACTGTACAAGCGGGTCTGGAGAAATAAGCATCTGAAAAGGGGCACCAAGATCAGCGTATACAGAGCTGTTGTCCTCACCACCCTACTGTACGGTTCTGAGTCGTGGGTAACTTACCGCCACCACATGCGACTCCTGGAGCGTTTCCATCAGCGCTGTCTCCGGATCATCCTCAACATTCACTGGACCGACTATGTCACAAATGTTGAGGTCCTTGAACAGGCGGAGATCCCCAGTATCGAGGCCATGCTGCTGAAGACTCAGCTCCGTTGGGCAGGACACATCTCAAGAATGGAAGACCATCGCCTGCCCAAGATAGCCCTGTACGGCGAACTTTCTACTGGCAATCGTGACAGAGGGGCTCCAAAGAAACGCTTCAAGGACATCCTGAAGAAGTCCCTCGGTACATGCCATATCGATCATTGCCAGTGGTCTACTCTGGCTGCTGACCGTGCTAGCTGGCGACATATAGTCCATCAGGCTGCCTCTTCTTTCGAGGAATCCCGAAAAGATCACCTGAGGGAGAAACGTCGCCGCAGAAAGAATCGCGAAGCCTCAGCAGCCACACCAAACACGACTTTTGACTGCGGCCGCTGTGGCCGGGCCTGTCTATCACGTATTGGCCTTGTGAGTCACATGCGTGCCTGCAGTCGACGTGGACTGCCTTTATAA